From a single Rodentibacter sp. JRC1 genomic region:
- a CDS encoding amino acid ABC transporter substrate-binding protein: MKKSFFSTALLATGLALSTLANAGEITDRVEKTKTLLVGTEGTYAPFTFHDKDGRLTGFDVEIIEKVAQKLDWKVEFKETAWDGMYAGLNAKRFDVIANQTNPSPERLKKYDYSAPYNYSAGVIVTKADNNGINRFSDLKGKKSAQSATSNWSKEARENGAIIVTVDSLAQNLEAVKQGRVDATVNDKLAVLDYFKKQPNAGLKIAVESDKKIPTGFAFLKGEEPLIAKVNQALEELRQEGTLKQLSIKWFGDDITQ; this comes from the coding sequence ATGAAAAAATCATTTTTTTCGACCGCACTTTTAGCCACAGGGTTAGCACTTTCAACGCTTGCCAATGCTGGGGAAATAACCGATCGCGTGGAAAAAACCAAAACATTATTAGTGGGAACGGAAGGGACTTATGCTCCGTTCACATTCCACGATAAAGACGGTAGACTGACCGGCTTTGATGTAGAAATCATTGAAAAAGTCGCACAAAAATTAGATTGGAAAGTAGAATTTAAAGAAACAGCGTGGGATGGAATGTACGCCGGTTTAAATGCAAAACGTTTTGATGTCATCGCAAACCAAACCAATCCTAGCCCGGAGCGTTTAAAAAAATATGATTATTCCGCACCTTATAACTATTCCGCCGGCGTTATCGTTACGAAAGCAGACAATAACGGTATTAACCGTTTTTCGGATTTAAAAGGTAAAAAATCAGCTCAATCCGCAACCAGTAACTGGAGCAAAGAAGCCCGAGAAAATGGAGCGATCATTGTAACAGTCGATAGCCTTGCACAAAACCTTGAGGCGGTGAAACAAGGGCGAGTTGATGCCACGGTAAACGATAAATTAGCCGTGCTTGATTATTTCAAAAAACAACCGAATGCCGGTTTAAAAATTGCCGTAGAAAGTGATAAAAAAATCCCTACCGGCTTTGCATTTTTAAAGGGTGAAGAACCGTTGATTGCAAAAGTAAATCAAGCTCTTGAGGAATTGCGCCAAGAGGGTACATTAAAACAACTTTCAATTAAATGGTTCGGCGATGACATTACTCAATAA
- a CDS encoding amino acid ABC transporter permease, whose protein sequence is MTLLNNLLANLPFMTTERADYVISSFWPMLEAAILYTIPLAVISFSFGLLIAVIVAVICTLPQPSLPTKILQTICRAYISLIRGTPMLVQIFIIFYGLPEVGITLDPFPTAIIAFSINIGAYAAETVRAAILAIPKGQWEASYAIGMNYRQAFVRTIMPQALRISVPSLSNTFISTVKDTSLASLVWIAELFRVAQNITAENYEFILIYSEAALIYWAFCFILAIAQTRLEKRLSRHL, encoded by the coding sequence ATGACATTACTCAATAACTTGTTAGCCAATCTTCCCTTTATGACCACAGAACGGGCTGATTATGTTATCAGCTCGTTTTGGCCTATGTTGGAAGCGGCAATTTTATATACCATTCCCCTTGCGGTCATTTCCTTTTCTTTCGGCTTACTGATTGCTGTCATTGTTGCGGTGATCTGTACTTTGCCACAACCTAGCCTTCCCACAAAAATATTGCAAACCATTTGTCGCGCCTACATTTCCCTTATTCGCGGCACGCCAATGTTGGTGCAAATTTTTATTATCTTTTATGGCTTACCTGAAGTCGGCATTACACTTGATCCTTTCCCAACCGCCATCATTGCTTTTTCTATCAACATCGGCGCCTATGCGGCGGAAACCGTGCGTGCTGCGATTCTCGCTATTCCAAAAGGACAATGGGAAGCCTCTTATGCTATCGGAATGAACTATCGACAAGCTTTCGTGCGTACCATTATGCCGCAAGCTTTACGTATTTCCGTGCCTTCTTTATCTAACACCTTTATCAGTACGGTAAAAGATACTTCCCTCGCCTCATTGGTTTGGATTGCAGAATTGTTCCGCGTAGCGCAAAACATTACCGCCGAAAACTATGAGTTTATTCTAATTTATAGTGAAGCCGCACTGATTTATTGGGCGTTCTGTTTCATTCTAGCGATTGCGCAAACACGTTTGGAAAAGCGTCTTTCCCGCCATTTATAA
- a CDS encoding amino acid ABC transporter ATP-binding protein, with translation MLKVTNIHKNFSGNQILKGIDFEINKGEVVAILGPSGSGKTTFLRCLNLLERPEQGILEFTDGSLHIDFSKKITKTSELKLRRRSSMVFQQYNLFPHRTALENVMEGMVTVQKQPKAQAREKSLTLLEKVGLKTKAELFPSQLSGGQQQRIGIARALAVQPDLILLDEPTSALDPELVGEVLQALKLLAQEGWTMIIVTHELNFAKEVADRVILMADGNIVEQNSAEQFFTNPQKERTKQFLLQAKIPIDLDYCI, from the coding sequence ATGTTAAAAGTGACTAATATTCATAAGAATTTCAGCGGAAATCAGATACTGAAAGGGATTGATTTTGAAATCAATAAAGGAGAAGTTGTCGCAATTTTAGGTCCTTCCGGTTCAGGAAAAACGACCTTTTTACGTTGTTTAAATCTATTAGAACGACCTGAACAAGGCATATTGGAATTTACCGATGGGAGTTTACACATTGATTTTAGTAAGAAAATCACTAAAACCAGTGAACTTAAATTACGCCGCCGTTCTTCTATGGTTTTCCAACAATATAATTTATTTCCCCACCGTACCGCCCTTGAAAATGTGATGGAAGGAATGGTGACAGTGCAAAAACAACCTAAAGCGCAAGCTCGTGAAAAGAGTCTCACACTATTAGAAAAAGTCGGGCTAAAAACCAAAGCGGAATTATTTCCGTCTCAACTCTCAGGTGGTCAACAGCAACGCATAGGCATTGCGCGTGCGCTTGCGGTTCAACCCGATTTAATTTTGTTGGATGAACCTACTTCGGCACTTGATCCGGAATTAGTAGGAGAAGTTCTACAAGCACTCAAATTGCTCGCACAAGAAGGTTGGACGATGATTATCGTTACCCATGAATTGAATTTTGCCAAAGAGGTGGCGGATCGTGTAATTTTGATGGCGGATGGCAATATTGTAGAACAAAACAGCGCAGAACAATTTTTTACCAATCCTCAAAAAGAACGTACCAAACAGTTTTTATTACAAGCAAAAATCCCCATAGATTTGGATTATTGTATTTAG
- a CDS encoding DUF817 domain-containing protein: MLNKIDRFLIYPPKWKGSKSLGYMLEFLFFGIKEARACLFAGLFFIAMFCVPKAGIFGIPRYDVLLIFAVLVQALMFYFKLETLNEIKSITLFHLIGFLLEIFKTSAAIKSWAYPDFAYTKILNVPLFTGFMYAAVGSYIIQAWRLFDIKIHSHPPYWLATLTATLIYINFFTHHYIGDYRWYIAAFALGLYARTSVSFVPYYTRRKMPLLLAFFLIGFFIWLAENLGTIAGIWQYPNQIGAWSMVHISKWSAWSLLVMMTFVIVANLKHIKNTIAVSKD, from the coding sequence ATATTAAATAAAATTGACCGGTTCTTGATCTACCCGCCTAAATGGAAAGGATCAAAATCACTAGGCTATATGCTTGAATTTCTTTTTTTCGGTATTAAAGAAGCAAGAGCTTGTTTATTCGCAGGGTTATTTTTCATTGCGATGTTTTGTGTTCCGAAAGCCGGTATTTTCGGTATACCACGCTATGATGTTCTACTCATTTTTGCAGTTTTAGTACAAGCTTTAATGTTTTATTTCAAACTGGAAACTTTAAATGAAATCAAATCTATCACGCTTTTTCATCTAATCGGTTTTCTATTAGAAATATTTAAAACATCAGCTGCAATAAAATCTTGGGCATATCCTGATTTTGCCTATACTAAAATTCTCAATGTACCTCTATTCACCGGTTTTATGTATGCGGCTGTCGGAAGCTATATTATTCAAGCTTGGCGATTGTTTGATATTAAAATACACAGCCACCCTCCTTATTGGCTTGCTACACTAACGGCAACCCTTATCTATATTAATTTCTTTACCCATCACTATATCGGTGATTATCGTTGGTATATTGCCGCTTTCGCACTCGGTCTTTATGCACGTACCAGCGTCTCTTTTGTTCCTTACTATACTCGCAGGAAAATGCCTTTATTACTTGCTTTTTTCTTGATCGGTTTTTTCATTTGGTTGGCTGAAAATTTAGGAACGATAGCAGGCATTTGGCAATACCCGAATCAAATCGGTGCTTGGTCGATGGTGCATATCAGTAAATGGAGTGCTTGGTCTTTATTAGTGATGATGACCTTTGTTATCGTAGCAAATCTTAAGCACATAAAAAATACTATTGCTGTTTCAAAAGATTAA